One Anolis carolinensis isolate JA03-04 chromosome 5, rAnoCar3.1.pri, whole genome shotgun sequence DNA segment encodes these proteins:
- the LOC134299552 gene encoding uncharacterized protein LOC134299552 — translation MSEEEDQSPNEAERPLQGARPKREETLQAIASSTGYPKPNGVTQRIPRLGRGVSAAAETSWGSGGSMPETVALRLSILETNLSRLSETVGRLVPLLEENLQKEASRYGAEREPSKEGDWSQRGQRASTQSPVAARDEGDEEYWQELQFRDSMAREVERQRALGTLRPPSPTELPTPRMGVGVERPLGPGIGSSGFADEGGEERGSQEEEEDVPYDEEGRDEGATARPVCGWAEEPTAAADFQEPRRMTTGVGRGVFQGAARGNLMQPFPMPPRQHQRAAEWMPRREDLKLEYGGESDELNFFLISIRGYMEDNAHTFPSEASRVRAIGNTLKRGAASWYVQLHARRDPCLRSVPRFLAALENRFRDRLEQLRARDQLKGIKQRDKTVPEYAEEFLHLAERVPEWSEVTKVELFKEGLRPEIFSWAAHRDDPETLQGWIQLAGRVESTLAQVKRFRSSSGQQRPVARGRGETRKQERPGGRPGIPSRGDDNKPKPGCFVCGKTGHRAAECWARKGEPPKAPKPKPATGRRAEEEVQAPESSERLDYGERRTEEEDEENGGAMSCSQIPGLNFQALNLTS, via the exons atgagcgaggaagaagatcaaagcccaaatgaggcagagaggcctttgcaaggggcccggccgaagagagaagagacgctgcaagccatagcttcctctacggggtaccccaagccgaacggcgtgacccagagaattcccaggctcggaagaggcgtctctgcggctgcagaaaccagttggggatctggaggaagtatgccggagaccgtggccctgcggttatccatcctggaaactaatttatccaggctgtcggaaaccgtggggagattggtgccattattggaagagaatctccagaaggaggccagccgatatggcgccgagagagaaccaagcaaagaaggagattggagccagaggggccagcgggcgtcaacgcagagccccgtggcggcaagggacgagggagatgaggaatactggcaggagctgcagttccgggacagcatggcgcgagaagtggagcgtcagcgagccctggggaccctgaggccgccgtctccaacagagctcccaaccccccgaatgggcgtcggggtggaaaggccactggggccagggatcgggtccagtggattcgcagacgaaggcggagaggagcgggggtcccaggaagaggaggaggatgtgccgtacgacgaggaagggcgagatgagggggctacagctaggccagtatgcggatgggcggaagagccgacagcggcggcagacttccaggagccgcgcagaatgaccaccggagtggggcgcggcgtgttccaaggagccgcccgaggaaacctgatgcaacccttccccatgccgcccagacaacaTCAAAGGGCTGcggaatggatgcctagaagggaagatctcaagctggaatacggaggggaatcagatgaactgaacttttttctaattagcattagaggatacatggaagacaacgcacacacatttccctccgaagcaagcagggttcgagccatcggcaacacactaaagcgaggagcggccagctggtatgtgcaattgcatgccagacgcgacccatgcctgaggtcagtgccccgcttcctcgccgcactggagaaccggttcagagaccggctagagcaattgagggctcgagaccagctgaaaggaataaaacagagggacaaaacggtgcccgagtacgcagaggaattcctccacctcgcggaaagggtaccggagtggtctgaagtaaccaaagtggaactatttaaagagggactacgccccgagattttcagctgggcagcgcacagagacgaccccgagacgctccagggatggattcaactagcggggcgcgtcgaatctaccctggcccaagtaaagcgcttcaggagcagcagcggccagcaaagaccggtggcgagaggtcgaggagaaacgaggaagcaagaaagacccggagggaggccggggattccctccagaggagacgacaacaaacctaaaccgggatgctttgtatgtgggaagacgggccaccgagcagcggaatgctgggcccggaagggggagccgccaaaagccccaaaacccaagccagcaaccgggaggcgtgcggaggaggaggtgcaggccccagaatcttcggaaagattg gactatggtgaaagaagaaccgaagaggaggacgaagaaaacgggggcgccatgtcatgcagccagatcccagggctgaatttccaagccctgaatctgacttcataa